The nucleotide sequence GAGATCAGCCCGCTCGACCGCGTCCATGTGCCGGGCTACCGCACCTACGGCTACGACCCGGCGGCGGCGGCGAAGCTGCTGGACGAGGCCGGCTGGACCGACCGGCGCGGCGGCTACCGCCACAACGCCAAGGGCGAGCGGCTGGCGCTGGAGTTCATGACCACCGCCGGCAACCGCTCGCGCGAGCTGCTGCAGCAGGTGCTGCAGGCGCAGTGGAAGCAGGCCGGCATCGAGGTGCGCATCGTCAACGAGCCGGCGCGCGTGTTCTTCGGCGAGTCGCTGGACAAGCGCCGCTTCAAGGCGATGGCGCTGTTCGCCTGGGTCAGCCCGCCGGAGAACATCCCGCGCCTGCTGTTCCATTCCACCCAGGTGCCCTCCGACGCCAACGGCTGGTCCGGGCAGAACTACGCCAACTACGCCAACCCGGAGATGGACAGGCTGCTCGACGCGCTGGAGACCACCTGCGAACCGGAGGCCAACCGCGCCCTGTGGGCAAGCTGCAGGCGCTCTATGCGAGGAGCTGCCGAACCTGCCCCTCTATTTCCGCGCCGAGCCGACCGTCCTGCCGCCCTGGCTGGAGGGGGTGGAGCCGACCGGCCACCTCGACTCCCCGACCTTCTGGATCGAGAGCTGGACGCCGAAGGGGTGAGGCGCGCGGCATGACCCGCTTCCTGCTCTCCCGCCTCGCGCAGGCGCTGGTCGTCCTGCTGCTGATGAGCCTGGCGGTCACCGTCCTGCTGGCGCTGATGCCGGGCGATCCGGTGGACATGATGCTGGCCGGCAATCCGCGGGCCACCGCCGCCGACGCGGCGCGGCTGCGCGCCTTCTACGGGCTCGACCAGCCCTGGTGGGAGCGCTACGGCCACTGGCTGTGGGCGGCGCTGCACGGCGACTTCGGCTATTCGCGCAGCTATGCCCAGCCGGTGCTGGCGGTGATCGGGCCGCGGCTGGCCAACACGCTGATCCTGCTCGGCCTCGCCATGGCGCTGTCGATGGCGATGGCGCTGCCGCTCGGCATCCGGGCGGCGCGCAAGCCCGGAGGATGGGCGGACGGGGCGATCAACCTGCTGTGCTTCGCCGGCATCTCGGTTCCGGTCTTCTGGCTGGCGCTGCTGATGATCCTGCTGTTCGCGGTGGAGCTGAACTGGCTGCCCGCCTCCGGCCTCGGCCCGATCGGTGCCTCGGGCTGGCGGGAGACGCTGCCCTATCTGGTGTTGCCGGTCGGCACGCTGGTGCTGTCGGGCGTCGGCGGCTACACGCGCTATGTCCGCTCCGCCGTGATGGGCGAACTGCGGCAGGACTACATCCGCACCGCCCGCGCCAAGGGGGTGGGGGAGCGGCGGGTGGTCTGGGGCCATGCGCTGCGCAACGCGGCCCTGCCGGTGGTGACGGTGGCGGCGCTGGAGTTCGGCGCGCTGTTCTCCGGCGCGCTGGTGATCGAGACGATGTTCGCCTGGCCCGGCATGGGAAAGCTGATCTACGACAGCATCCTGGGCAACGACCTGAACGTCGCCCTGGTGGCGCTGCTGTTCGCCACCCTCACCACGCTGGCCGGCAACCTGCTGGCCGACGTCGCCTATGCCGCCCTCGATCCCCGCATCACCTTCCGGGAACCGGGCGAATGAGCGCGCTTCACCGCTTCCTGCGCAACCCGCTGGCGGTGGCCAGCGCCATGCTGCTGCTGGCCCTGGCGGCGGCCTCGCTGTCCGCCCGCTGGTCGGGGCGTGGCTGGACGCCGACCCCACCGCGGTCAGCCTGCTCGACCGGTTCGAGCCGCCCTCGGCCGCCCATCCGCTCGGCACCGACGAGCTGGGGCGCGACGTGCTGGTCCGGCTGCTCTATGGCGGACAGGTGTCGCTGTTCGTCGGGGTGGCGGCGGCGGTCGCCTGCGCGCTGATCGGCACGGCGGTCGGCCTCGTCTCCGGCTATGCCGGCGGACGCCTCGACGACCTGCTGATGCGGCTGACCGACGCGCTGATCGCCCTGCCGCTGCTGCCGCTGCTGATCGTGCTGGGCGCCATCGACCCGACACGGCTCGGCCTGCCGGCGGACCTCGTGGGATCGGAGAATGCCAGCCTGCTGCGCATCGTGGCGCTGGTGGCGCTGTTCGGCTGGACGACGGTGGCGCGGCTGGTGCGCGGCGCCACCCTGTCGGCGCGGCGGCGCGACTATGCCCGCGCCGCGGTGGCGCTGGGGGCGAGCGGCCGGCGGATCATGCTGACCCACATCCTGCCCAACGTCGCCGGGCCGGCGGTGGTGGCGACGACGCTGACGGTCGGCAACACCATCCTGCTGGAGTCGGTGCTGAGCTTCCTCGGCCTCGGCATCCAGCCGCCGCTGCCCTCCTGGGGCAACATGCTGACCAACGCGCAGGAGCTGGTGAGCGCCGCCCCGCTGCTGGCGGTGTGGCCGGGCTGCTGATCTTCCTGACGGTGGTGGCGGTCAACCTGCTGGGCGACGGGCTGCAGGACGCGCTCGACGCGCGGGTGACGCTGCGGCGGTGAACGGACGGCTTGACGGTCGTAGGGATTTCGTGACTGTGGCGGTAGTCCGTCTTATGGATGCCCCCTCATGGATGTCCCATGATCACGAGCAGACTCTCCGGCAAAGCCCGAACAACCATTCCGTTGGCCGTCCGCCGTGCGCTCGGCCTGCGGGGCGGAGACGAGATCGCCTACAACATCGAGGTGGCCGCGTCGTGCTGACGAAGGCCTCTTCGGAACAGGCACATGATCCCTTCCGCTGCTTCATGGAATGGAACAGCGAAGCGGATCAGCAAGCCTACGCCAACCTTTGATCGAGGCTATGGCAACAGGACCCAGGCCCGTTGACAGCCGACCCACGGCCGCTCCTGACCGGGCGGATGGCCGGCGGGCGGCCTACTTTTCGCGCTGGAACTTCGGCGCGCCGTCCGTCTTGGGCAGGAGGCGCACGGCGTAGGGGCTGGTGCGGACGAGGGCGACGACCTGGGCGGGGCCGGGAACCTGCTCGCGGTAGCCGATGACGAGGTCGCCGCCCTGGACCTGCGCGCGGTCGATCGACACGGCATAGCCGGCGGTGTCGCGCGGCCCCATGAAGACCGCCACCGCCATGCGGTCGGACGGCAGGGAGGACGGCGCCTCCTGCCCGACGCGCGCCCACAGCTCCGTCCAGTCGCCGGGGTGCGGGCGACGACATAGGCGCGCTCGGCCGCCTGGCTGTGCTCGCCCGACCAGTAGGTGCCGGGCGCGGCGTCGGCCGGCAGCAGGTTGCCTCCCCCCGCCCGGTCCGCAGACGTCGTCTGACAGGCGGTCGCCAGGAACAGGGCGGCGCCGAGGGCAAGCAGCGGAGCGACGGGGAGGCGCGGCATCGGGATCAGGCTCTCCGGGGCAGGATGGTTTCGACCAGCGAGGCGAAATAGCTGGCGCCCGTGGCCAGGATCTCGTCGTTGAAATCGTAGTTCGGGTTGTGCAGCCGGCAGGACGGCCCGCGGTGCCCGCCATGGCCGAGCCAGACATAGGCGCCCGGCCGCTCCTTCAGCATGTAGCCGAAATCCTCCGCCGCCATGGTCGGGGCGGCGCCCAGACCACGTTGTCCTCCCCCACCACCCTGGCGGCCACCGCGGCGGCGACGCGCGCCTCCGGCTCGGTGTTGACGGTCGGCGGATAGCCGGGGCGGTAGTCGAGCGCCGCCGTCGCGCCGAAGGCCGCGGCGGTGTTGGTGACGATGCGGTCGAACTGCTCGCGGATGCGGGCCTGCGTCTCCTCCGAGAAGGTGCGCACGGTGCCGCGCAGCACGGCGCTGTCGGGGATGACGTTGAAGGCCGTGCCCGCCTCGATGGAGAGACGACGGCGCTGTCGGCCGGGTTGGTGCCGCGGCTGATCAGGCTCTGCGCGGCGGTGACGATGTGGGCGGCGACCAGCACCGGGTCGACGCCGCGCGTGCGGCATGGCGGCATGCGCCCCCTGCCCGGCCACCGTGATCTCGAAATGGTCGGCGGCGGCCATCACCGGCCGGGATGCACGGCGATCCTGCCGGGCAGCTCCGGCCAGTTGTGCAGGCCGTAGACCTGCTCGCAGTCGAACCGCTCGAACAGCCCTTCCTCGATCATCCTGCGCCCGCCGGCCTGCCCCTCCTCGGCCGGCTGGAAGATGAAGTGGACGATGCCGTCGAAGTTGCGCGCTCCGCCAGATAGCGGGCGGCGCCCAGCAGGATGGTGGTGTGGCCGTCATGGCCGCAGGCGTGCATCTTGCCGGG is from Azospirillum thermophilum and encodes:
- a CDS encoding peptidase dimerization domain-containing protein, whose product is MAAADHFEITVAGQGAHAAMPHARRRPGAGRRPHRHRRAEPDQPRHQPGRQRRRLSIEAGTAFNVIPDSAVLRGTVRTFSEETQARIREQFDRIVTNTAAAFGATAALDYRPGYPPTVNTEPEARVAAAVAARVVGEDNVVWAPPRPWRRRISATC
- a CDS encoding ABC transporter permease; this encodes MTRFLLSRLAQALVVLLLMSLAVTVLLALMPGDPVDMMLAGNPRATAADAARLRAFYGLDQPWWERYGHWLWAALHGDFGYSRSYAQPVLAVIGPRLANTLILLGLAMALSMAMALPLGIRAARKPGGWADGAINLLCFAGISVPVFWLALLMILLFAVELNWLPASGLGPIGASGWRETLPYLVLPVGTLVLSGVGGYTRYVRSAVMGELRQDYIRTARAKGVGERRVVWGHALRNAALPVVTVAALEFGALFSGALVIETMFAWPGMGKLIYDSILGNDLNVALVALLFATLTTLAGNLLADVAYAALDPRITFREPGE
- a CDS encoding protease complex subunit PrcB family protein, translating into MAVAVFMGPRDTAGYAVSIDRAQVQGGDLVIGYREQVPGPAQVVALVRTSPYAVRLLPKTDGAPKFQREK
- a CDS encoding ABC transporter permease; this encodes MPPSIPASPSGNRANERASPLPAQPAGGGQRHAAAGPGGGLAVRPLVGAWLDADPTAVSLLDRFEPPSAAHPLGTDELGRDVLVRLLYGGQVSLFVGVAAAVACALIGTAVGLVSGYAGGRLDDLLMRLTDALIALPLLPLLIVLGAIDPTRLGLPADLVGSENASLLRIVALVALFGWTTVARLVRGATLSARRRDYARAAVALGASGRRIMLTHILPNVAGPAVVATTLTVGNTILLESVLSFLGLGIQPPLPSWGNMLTNAQELVSAAPLLAVWPGC
- a CDS encoding AbrB/MazE/SpoVT family DNA-binding domain-containing protein, with the protein product MITSRLSGKARTTIPLAVRRALGLRGGDEIAYNIEVAASC